One Tomitella gaofuii DNA segment encodes these proteins:
- a CDS encoding carboxyl transferase domain-containing protein, with the protein MTLNPRDHAADGAGPQPTAGMRILVANRGEIAVRIIRAIHELGATAVAVHPDDDSASLHVRRADEAVRLPGAGTAAYLDIDAVTGAAADSHCDALHPGYGFLSENAEFARRCAAAGVTFLGPDADVLAMLGDKSRARALAVDHGVPVLPGTAGPTSLEEVQEFATAHGPVMIKAVSGGGGRGMRAVTDPAGLADAYERCASEARAAFGDDALYVERLALAPRHIEIQVVGDGTGVQHLGERDCSVQRRNQKIIEIAPSPALGPELRARIIADALRLASALDYRGLGTFEFLVDGDEHYFMEANPRLQVEHTVTEQISGVDLVSTQIRVCTGASLAAVGLSEPPPLHGYAVQARVNCESLDETGAPLPSSGTITAFAVPSGPSVRVDTCGYTGYQVSPRYDSLIAKVIGTSGTFAGAARRTADALAEFTVDGPATNLDLNHAILTNASFLSGTFDTGFIAENAPALLAHRRPHGDGAPDEGADGAADAATASDEWNAPAGALRIDAPMAGVLVRLGAAAGDIVGEGTVVGVVEAMKMEHPVRAPAPLRIDAVLADAGGLVEAGQCLAYGSPAATATDTPSRRDDRSEGEDKDDWSAEVAEIERRRAAARQMGGPDKVRRQHDSGRRTARERIDSLADPGTFREIGALTAFVDYDEDGTAVAVQPANFVAGTAEIDGRKTALGIDDFTVRGGAGDAAIHDKQIFLERYAREMRLPMVRLLDGASGGGSVKMVRDAGFNYVPVNPGWDAVVDLLSLAPVVSVAMGPTVGLGAARFVMSHLAVMVEGTSQLFTAGPPVVFGGTGEKLTKDELGGIAVHRRNGSVERTASDEDAAMDTVRRFLGYLPRNVFELPPVQERVDPPVRRAESLLRAIPRSKRTGYDIAPILDAVFDAGSVFPYAEYGDSTVTALARLDGHPVGVIGTDPRRGAAMSVEGAQAIGRLVDLCETFHLPIVSLTDQAGVNIGSAAESRASIRAGARAISAVYQARVPQAEVVLRRVYGVGGAGIVNRHRASRSWAWPSGDWGSLPARGGIEAAFKAEIAASGDPEGAVRRIGDELERYASPLRTAEHFGIQDLIDPRDTRPLLCDWVADAYRVLPELLGPPSMGMRP; encoded by the coding sequence ATGACGCTGAACCCTCGCGACCACGCCGCGGATGGCGCGGGTCCGCAGCCCACGGCGGGAATGCGGATTCTCGTCGCCAATCGCGGCGAGATCGCTGTGCGCATCATCCGCGCGATCCACGAACTCGGCGCCACCGCCGTCGCCGTGCATCCCGACGACGACTCTGCATCGCTGCACGTGCGCCGGGCGGACGAGGCGGTCCGGCTTCCCGGGGCCGGCACGGCTGCATACCTGGACATCGACGCGGTCACCGGTGCGGCCGCCGACTCCCACTGCGATGCGCTGCACCCCGGCTACGGATTCCTCAGCGAGAATGCGGAATTCGCCCGGCGCTGCGCCGCTGCGGGAGTCACTTTCCTGGGGCCCGACGCCGACGTGCTCGCCATGCTCGGCGACAAGTCCCGCGCCCGCGCGCTCGCCGTCGACCACGGCGTCCCCGTCCTGCCCGGCACGGCCGGCCCCACGTCGCTCGAGGAGGTGCAGGAGTTCGCCACGGCGCACGGGCCGGTGATGATCAAGGCGGTCTCCGGCGGCGGCGGACGCGGCATGCGCGCCGTCACCGACCCGGCCGGGCTGGCCGACGCGTACGAACGCTGCGCGTCGGAGGCCCGCGCCGCCTTCGGCGACGACGCCCTCTACGTCGAACGCCTCGCGCTCGCGCCCCGGCACATCGAGATCCAGGTGGTCGGCGACGGCACCGGCGTGCAGCACCTCGGCGAACGCGACTGCAGCGTGCAGCGGCGCAATCAGAAGATCATCGAGATCGCACCCAGCCCGGCGCTCGGTCCCGAGTTGCGCGCTCGAATCATCGCCGACGCGCTGCGGCTCGCGTCGGCCCTCGACTATCGGGGATTGGGGACGTTCGAGTTCCTCGTCGACGGCGACGAGCACTACTTCATGGAGGCCAATCCGCGGCTGCAAGTCGAGCACACCGTCACCGAACAGATCTCCGGCGTCGACCTCGTCAGCACGCAGATCCGCGTGTGCACGGGCGCGAGCCTCGCCGCCGTGGGCCTGTCCGAGCCACCACCGCTGCACGGCTACGCCGTGCAGGCCCGCGTCAACTGCGAATCGCTCGACGAGACGGGCGCCCCGCTGCCCAGCAGCGGAACCATCACCGCGTTCGCGGTGCCATCGGGGCCCAGTGTCCGCGTGGACACCTGCGGCTACACCGGATACCAGGTCAGCCCCCGCTACGACTCGCTGATCGCCAAGGTCATCGGCACGTCCGGCACCTTCGCCGGTGCCGCCCGCCGCACGGCCGACGCGCTGGCCGAGTTCACCGTCGACGGCCCCGCCACCAACCTCGACCTGAATCACGCGATCCTCACAAATGCGTCATTCCTGTCAGGCACATTCGATACGGGATTCATCGCCGAGAATGCCCCCGCACTGCTCGCCCACCGCCGCCCGCACGGCGACGGCGCCCCCGACGAAGGCGCTGACGGGGCCGCTGACGCCGCGACCGCTTCGGACGAGTGGAACGCCCCGGCGGGCGCCCTCCGCATCGACGCGCCGATGGCCGGGGTGCTCGTCCGCCTCGGCGCCGCCGCCGGCGACATCGTCGGCGAGGGGACCGTGGTCGGCGTCGTCGAGGCCATGAAGATGGAGCATCCGGTGCGCGCCCCCGCTCCGCTCCGGATCGACGCGGTCCTGGCGGACGCGGGCGGGTTGGTCGAGGCCGGCCAGTGCCTGGCCTACGGAAGCCCCGCCGCGACGGCCACCGACACCCCATCACGGCGCGACGACCGCTCCGAGGGCGAGGACAAGGACGACTGGTCGGCGGAGGTCGCCGAGATCGAACGTCGTCGCGCCGCCGCCCGTCAGATGGGCGGGCCGGACAAGGTCCGGCGGCAGCACGACTCGGGCCGGCGCACGGCGCGCGAACGCATCGACTCACTCGCCGACCCCGGCACGTTCCGCGAGATCGGAGCACTCACCGCCTTCGTCGACTACGACGAGGACGGCACCGCCGTCGCGGTCCAGCCCGCAAACTTCGTGGCCGGCACCGCCGAGATCGACGGCCGCAAGACGGCCCTCGGCATCGACGACTTCACCGTCCGCGGCGGGGCCGGCGACGCGGCCATCCACGACAAGCAGATCTTCCTCGAGAGGTACGCGCGCGAGATGCGGCTGCCCATGGTCCGCCTGCTCGACGGCGCCAGCGGCGGCGGCAGCGTGAAGATGGTCCGCGACGCCGGCTTCAACTATGTGCCGGTCAATCCCGGGTGGGACGCCGTCGTGGACCTGCTGTCGCTTGCTCCGGTGGTCTCGGTGGCCATGGGCCCGACCGTCGGACTCGGCGCGGCGCGCTTCGTCATGTCGCACCTGGCCGTCATGGTCGAGGGCACCAGTCAGCTGTTCACCGCCGGGCCGCCGGTCGTGTTCGGCGGGACGGGCGAAAAGCTCACCAAGGACGAACTCGGCGGTATCGCCGTGCATCGCCGCAACGGTTCTGTGGAACGCACTGCGTCAGACGAGGACGCGGCGATGGACACTGTCCGCCGGTTCCTCGGCTACCTGCCGCGCAACGTCTTCGAGCTGCCGCCGGTGCAGGAGCGGGTCGACCCGCCCGTCCGGCGCGCCGAGTCACTCCTCCGTGCGATCCCCCGGAGTAAGCGCACGGGATACGACATCGCCCCCATCCTGGACGCGGTGTTCGACGCCGGTTCGGTCTTCCCCTACGCCGAATACGGCGACAGCACCGTGACCGCGCTCGCGCGTCTCGACGGCCATCCTGTGGGGGTGATCGGCACCGATCCGCGCCGGGGCGCGGCGATGTCGGTCGAGGGGGCCCAGGCCATCGGGCGGCTCGTGGACCTGTGCGAGACGTTCCACCTGCCGATCGTGAGCCTCACCGACCAGGCCGGCGTCAACATCGGATCGGCGGCCGAGTCACGCGCGTCCATCCGGGCGGGCGCCCGCGCGATCAGCGCCGTCTACCAGGCTCGCGTGCCGCAGGCGGAGGTGGTTCTCCGCCGCGTGTACGGCGTGGGCGGTGCAGGGATCGTCAACCGGCACCGCGCTTCCCGCAGCTGGGCGTGGCCGTCGGGAGACTGGGGATCCTTGCCCGCGCGCGGCGGGATCGAAGCCGCCTTCAAGGCCGAGATCGCCGCCAGCGGCGACCCCGAAGGTGCTGTCCGCCGCATCGGCGACGAGCTGGAACGGTACGCCTCGCCGCTGCGCACTGCAGAACACTTCGGCATCCAGGACCTCATCGATCCCCGCGACACGCGGCCACTGCTGTGCGACTGGGTGGCCGACGCCTACCGCGTGCTGCCGGAACTGCTCGGCCCTCCGTCGATGGGGATGCGGCCCTGA